In Leptospira congkakensis, one DNA window encodes the following:
- a CDS encoding ATP-binding protein, with product MKILFVDDEDTIRELFWEYFKDEFNVTLASDGLEALTISNQHTFDLIISDISLPKLNGIQFIQKLRADGNQTPFLVITGDSDIQIAIDVFRMGAVDFFLKPFRMEALRSRIKKFENADIDLTLLFNSGEIIQYSDDSKIKIRPQIKKLNSYIAFIVKQIMNSPLATHEDLISIKIVLYELLANAIEHGVAGVSYAEKQKCLEANEDYFKLVDSRCAENNCSIFVEISMDDVGITIVIRDEGNGFAVSQIPNPVVNPAANLVSGRGIFLAKMNIDSIVYNEKGNEVRFFKTWYKLMLSN from the coding sequence ATGAAAATCCTTTTTGTTGATGACGAAGATACAATCCGCGAATTGTTCTGGGAATACTTCAAAGATGAATTTAATGTCACTCTTGCTTCTGACGGGTTAGAGGCACTTACCATTTCCAATCAACATACGTTTGATCTTATCATTTCCGATATCAGCTTACCGAAATTAAATGGAATTCAGTTCATACAAAAACTGAGAGCGGATGGAAATCAAACTCCATTTTTAGTTATCACTGGAGATAGCGACATTCAAATAGCGATTGATGTTTTTAGAATGGGAGCGGTGGATTTTTTTCTGAAACCATTTCGAATGGAAGCTCTTCGTTCTCGAATTAAAAAATTTGAAAACGCAGATATAGATCTAACACTTCTTTTTAATAGTGGTGAGATCATTCAATACAGTGATGATTCCAAAATTAAAATTCGTCCACAAATCAAAAAATTAAATTCTTATATTGCCTTTATCGTAAAACAAATAATGAATTCGCCTCTTGCCACTCATGAAGATTTAATTTCTATTAAAATCGTTTTGTATGAGTTATTGGCAAATGCCATTGAACATGGTGTTGCTGGTGTGAGTTACGCTGAAAAACAAAAATGTTTGGAAGCCAATGAGGATTATTTTAAGTTAGTGGATTCTCGTTGTGCAGAAAATAACTGCTCTATTTTTGTTGAAATTTCGATGGATGACGTTGGCATTACCATTGTCATTCGTGATGAAGGAAATGGATTTGCAGTCAGTCAAATTCCGAATCCGGTTGTGAATCCAGCTGCAAACTTAGTGAGTGGGAGAGGAATTTTTCTCGCTAAGATGAATATAGATTCAATCGTTTATAATGAAAAAGGAAACGAAGTTCGATTTTTCAAAACATGGTACAAACTCATGTTATCGAACTAG
- a CDS encoding oligosaccharide flippase family protein encodes MQKLKKIFQVLKLELLKEGVLKNSFFVSSSKALSAITNLVFMIYSVNLLSKAENGKLQYFLGFLPVVLAVAEFGLPNALIKYISPLAEKKENPGAILNASLRIKFYSFLFLSLVCFVAYITSDENYIVLLLLLFGGIIISFISYFESLFVSYRKYKSLSLWNPLPNVVRLLLLFYFSESSVHSLTYIDILAIFCIAPIFVLFLFFFFFGKEEISFTAETSEIRTNQKKLLLFNLWAFGASIFAILSDRLEIFFLNQFHPPEIVADYGTALQLFSGFVIILATFNSIIFPKLARLAETEEFPNALKKSVYLGGMIAIVMSPGILLAEPILTLLFGTKYTNSISVFKILYPNFLLQLVFAPLGTALFALGLPRLLAGLALLRLIFGAIFDYWIIPDWGANGAAISLFLGQIVSWLLLTGYFMAYFRK; translated from the coding sequence ATGCAAAAATTAAAAAAGATATTTCAGGTTTTAAAATTAGAGCTACTAAAAGAAGGAGTCCTCAAAAACTCTTTCTTCGTTAGTAGTTCCAAAGCTCTATCAGCTATCACCAATTTGGTGTTTATGATTTATTCCGTTAATTTGTTAAGCAAAGCGGAAAATGGAAAACTCCAATATTTCTTAGGATTTTTGCCCGTGGTTTTGGCGGTTGCCGAATTTGGACTGCCAAATGCTCTCATCAAATATATCTCTCCCTTAGCAGAAAAAAAAGAAAATCCAGGGGCAATTCTAAACGCATCACTCAGGATTAAGTTCTATTCCTTTTTATTTTTATCCTTAGTATGTTTTGTAGCCTATATCACAAGTGATGAAAACTATATTGTTTTATTGTTATTGTTATTCGGCGGGATCATCATTTCTTTTATATCCTACTTCGAAAGTCTTTTTGTTTCTTACCGTAAATACAAATCATTATCACTTTGGAATCCACTACCAAATGTAGTTCGTCTTTTATTATTATTCTATTTTTCAGAGTCAAGTGTACATTCGCTGACTTATATTGACATACTTGCTATATTTTGTATTGCACCTATCTTCGTTTTATTTCTGTTCTTTTTCTTTTTTGGCAAGGAAGAAATCTCTTTTACAGCAGAAACCTCAGAAATCCGAACCAATCAAAAAAAACTGTTACTCTTTAATCTTTGGGCCTTCGGAGCATCTATATTTGCAATTTTATCGGATCGTTTGGAAATTTTCTTTTTAAACCAATTCCATCCACCAGAAATTGTTGCCGATTATGGAACCGCCTTGCAGTTGTTTAGCGGATTTGTGATCATCCTTGCTACTTTTAATTCTATTATTTTCCCAAAACTGGCAAGGCTTGCCGAAACAGAAGAATTTCCCAACGCATTAAAAAAATCAGTTTATCTGGGTGGGATGATCGCCATTGTCATGTCCCCGGGGATTTTACTCGCTGAACCCATCTTAACCTTGTTATTTGGAACAAAATACACAAACTCCATTTCCGTATTTAAAATTCTATACCCGAATTTTTTACTTCAATTGGTATTTGCTCCGTTAGGAACGGCATTGTTTGCTTTGGGATTACCAAGGCTCCTTGCGGGCCTTGCCCTTCTTCGCCTTATCTTTGGTGCTATCTTTGACTATTGGATCATACCGGACTGGGGTGCCAATGGGGCCGCCATTTCCCTTTTTCTCGGTCAAATTGTTTCTTGGTTACTTTTGACTGGTTACTTTATGGCTTATTTCCGGAAATAA
- a CDS encoding phosphatase PAP2 family protein, whose protein sequence is MKDLLLAQTSLWFSPIPLDSLHIWDPTLGGIFLTIATICHYLGGSSFFLGLISFVYIYYRPKLAFELSLGLLTSAVIISILKFYLESPRPFPYPEAFDEKAFGLPSGHAYSAVVVWGLLAYRIPKLWFRVLSVLIILFMPFSRMYLKVHYLGDVSLGFGLGVVHLFILLLLLDRFYKKDSVPTFLQTNNYRTLSLLGIVLTLSPIALDSPFLSVEHHHSLSGVLTASGALAGFWLGLLFYPRFSKPEFLDWSLPKFSFSFGTKDFKNFWITVLVRLLVLAIVILLLYVIPGIVIKKTIWKDDLFLRYIRYLVVGFALVFFVPLVLQKIQKGKFLQN, encoded by the coding sequence ATGAAAGATCTCCTCCTCGCACAGACTTCCCTTTGGTTTTCTCCCATCCCCCTAGATTCCCTACATATTTGGGATCCTACCCTCGGTGGAATCTTCCTTACCATTGCTACCATCTGCCATTATTTGGGAGGAAGTAGTTTTTTCCTAGGTCTCATATCCTTTGTTTACATCTACTACAGGCCAAAACTCGCTTTTGAACTTTCTCTCGGATTACTCACATCCGCGGTGATCATTTCGATCTTAAAATTTTATTTAGAAAGCCCAAGACCTTTCCCCTACCCAGAAGCCTTCGACGAAAAAGCATTTGGTTTACCATCTGGTCACGCATATTCGGCGGTCGTCGTCTGGGGACTGTTAGCTTATCGTATTCCTAAACTTTGGTTTCGGGTTCTATCTGTTCTCATCATTCTTTTTATGCCATTTTCAAGAATGTATCTAAAAGTTCATTATTTAGGTGATGTAAGTTTAGGATTTGGACTCGGTGTGGTTCACTTATTCATCCTTTTACTTTTACTTGATCGATTTTATAAAAAAGATTCTGTTCCTACTTTCCTACAGACAAATAATTATCGAACCTTAAGTCTTTTAGGAATCGTCCTTACCTTGTCGCCAATTGCTCTTGATTCTCCCTTCCTTTCTGTAGAACACCATCATAGTTTGTCGGGAGTGCTGACTGCCAGTGGAGCTCTTGCTGGTTTTTGGCTCGGTTTACTTTTTTATCCAAGATTTAGCAAACCTGAGTTTTTAGATTGGTCTCTTCCTAAATTCAGTTTCTCATTCGGGACAAAAGATTTTAAGAATTTTTGGATTACGGTTCTTGTTCGGTTGTTAGTATTAGCGATAGTGATTCTATTACTTTATGTGATTCCAGGAATTGTGATCAAAAAAACCATTTGGAAAGATGATTTGTTTTTAAGATACATCCGTTACTTAGTTGTTGGATTTGCTCTGGTTTTCTTTGTTCCTTTGGTTCTGCAAAAAATCCAAAAAGGAAAGTTTTTGCAAAACTAA
- a CDS encoding lysophospholipid acyltransferase family protein: MDSNQNPADILESLFVIPREVPKTILRNLLELIYDVKVAGSENIPESGGALIISNHTDYLDIPVQGAFADRKIVYLGKYELFHPQEEIMAIINHKNSPFNYPPLSLTKPIVEVLVNSLGSVVKKNLINWGSMPIIRNAAKDSEMDKRAAMDYYEKLETYMVDLMKEGELLSIYPEGSRSETGELQSFRAMAAKLAIRAGVPIIPSGIVGATNMSKPKAFLTGDAFKTKIRYLIGKPILPSEFPTGPEKKAAKELTEILENRVRELMKKAESIL, from the coding sequence ATGGATTCTAACCAAAACCCCGCTGATATACTAGAAAGTCTTTTCGTCATTCCCAGGGAAGTTCCCAAAACCATCCTTCGTAACCTCCTGGAGCTCATTTATGACGTCAAAGTGGCTGGATCTGAAAACATTCCCGAATCCGGCGGGGCTCTCATTATCTCCAATCATACCGATTATTTGGACATTCCGGTCCAAGGAGCTTTTGCCGATAGAAAGATCGTTTATTTGGGCAAATATGAACTTTTCCATCCTCAGGAAGAGATTATGGCCATCATCAATCATAAAAACTCTCCTTTCAACTACCCACCGTTAAGCCTGACAAAACCAATCGTTGAGGTTTTGGTAAACTCTCTCGGTAGTGTAGTGAAGAAAAACCTGATCAATTGGGGGAGTATGCCCATCATTCGGAATGCAGCAAAAGATTCGGAAATGGACAAACGGGCAGCCATGGATTACTACGAAAAACTGGAAACCTATATGGTGGATCTCATGAAAGAGGGGGAACTTCTTTCCATTTACCCGGAAGGATCTCGTTCCGAAACAGGGGAATTACAATCCTTTCGAGCAATGGCGGCAAAACTTGCCATCCGTGCTGGGGTTCCCATCATTCCGTCTGGAATTGTTGGTGCGACCAATATGTCAAAACCCAAGGCCTTCCTCACAGGAGACGCTTTCAAAACCAAAATTCGTTATCTTATTGGAAAACCCATCTTACCTTCGGAATTCCCAACAGGCCCCGAGAAGAAAGCTGCCAAAGAACTGACAGAAATTCTGGAAAATCGAGTGCGGGAGCTGATGAAAAAGGCGGAATCCATACTTTAA
- a CDS encoding methylmalonyl-CoA mutase family protein yields the protein MTTEILTYTPQNKIRFVTAASLFDGHDASINIMRRILQQSGVEVIHLGHNRSVQEIVQCAIQEDVQGIAITSYQGGHVEYFQYMIDLLKKEGAGHIRVFGGGGGTILPSEIEVLHKYGVAHIYSPDEGRTLGLQGMINDVVKKSDFPTPLSFNGDLASQIQNKNYLALGQAITQMEFSLLQEKTNYSINLEFPPPQKNIPVLGITGTGGAGKSSLTDELVRRYLHDFPNQTIAILSVDPSKRKTGGALLGDRIRMNSIFNERVYMRSFATREANIALNRSVKGAIQILKSAGYDLIIVETAGIGQSDSEITEVADVSLYVMTPEYGAATQLEKIDMIDYADVISINKFDKRGALDALRDVKKQYQRSRNLFNDPVDAMPVYGTIASQFQDAGTDELYAHLIGVVIEKNKLDWKTSSSKNQEGREASVVLPPDRVRYLTEIKEEIDRNAEWIVKEAEVARSAYQLKGAISVLSKKGKPTGDLESEYQLLWDSLSLDSRNILDTWSEKIESFRKEQYSYFVRGKEIKVDNYTVSLSHLKIPKIATPRFVDWGDILHWSYQENFPGFFPYTAGVYPYKRSGEDPTRMFAGEGGPERTNRRFHYLSSGMPAKRLSTAFDSVTLYGEDPDIRPDIYGKIGNSGVNVATLDDAKKLYSGFDLCDPSTSVSMTINGPAPMVLAFFLNAAIDQACEKYIRAEGKTEEVKSQIQKIYAAKGQVVPSFDGALPETNDGLGLMLLGVTGDEVLPKDVYTNLKKEALSQVRGTVQADILKEDQAQNTCIFSTEFALKMMGDIQHHFIQNAVRNFYSVSISGYHIAEAGANPITQVAFTLANGFTYVEYYLSRGMDINEFAPNLSFFFSNGIDPEYSVIGRVARRIWAKAMKFKYRANERSQMLKYHIQTSGRSLHSQEIDFNDIRTTLQALYAIYDNCNSLHTNAYDEAITTPTEESVRRAVAIQLIINRELGLAKNENPLQGAFIIEELTNLVEEAILTEFNRLTERGGVLGAMERMYQRNKIQEESLHYETLKHTGEYPIIGVNTFLNRNGSPTVIPGEVIRSTDEEKRQQIGNLKAFQKRNEGKTEIAITKLKQVARAKENIFQELLETVKVASLGQISHALYEVGGQYRRNM from the coding sequence ATGACCACGGAAATCCTCACGTACACCCCCCAAAACAAAATTCGCTTTGTGACTGCGGCCTCCCTTTTTGATGGCCACGACGCCTCGATCAATATCATGCGGAGGATTTTGCAACAAAGTGGGGTGGAAGTGATCCACCTGGGACACAATAGGAGTGTGCAAGAGATTGTACAATGTGCCATCCAGGAAGATGTACAAGGGATTGCCATCACCAGTTACCAAGGTGGTCATGTGGAATATTTCCAATACATGATTGATCTTCTAAAAAAAGAAGGGGCAGGTCACATTCGGGTGTTTGGTGGTGGTGGCGGAACCATCCTTCCTTCGGAAATCGAAGTTTTACACAAATACGGTGTGGCACATATTTATTCTCCTGATGAAGGACGGACTCTTGGATTGCAAGGGATGATCAATGATGTGGTCAAAAAATCAGATTTCCCTACACCACTTTCATTTAACGGAGATTTGGCGTCTCAAATCCAAAATAAAAATTATTTAGCACTCGGCCAAGCCATCACACAGATGGAGTTTTCCCTTCTGCAGGAAAAAACAAACTACTCTATCAATTTAGAATTTCCACCTCCCCAAAAAAACATTCCCGTTCTTGGAATTACCGGAACAGGTGGTGCTGGTAAATCTTCTTTAACCGATGAACTGGTTCGTCGCTACCTACATGATTTTCCAAACCAAACCATTGCGATTTTGTCTGTGGATCCATCCAAACGAAAAACAGGTGGGGCACTTCTGGGAGATCGGATTCGTATGAATTCCATTTTTAATGAGAGAGTGTATATGAGATCGTTTGCGACAAGGGAAGCAAACATTGCACTCAACAGAAGTGTCAAAGGAGCCATTCAGATTTTAAAATCTGCGGGTTATGATCTGATCATTGTTGAAACTGCTGGGATCGGGCAAAGTGATTCGGAGATTACAGAAGTCGCAGATGTTTCGTTATACGTGATGACACCAGAATATGGTGCTGCTACCCAATTAGAAAAAATCGATATGATCGATTATGCGGATGTGATTTCCATCAATAAGTTTGATAAACGTGGGGCCCTTGATGCGCTTCGTGATGTTAAAAAACAATACCAAAGATCTCGTAATTTATTCAATGATCCAGTAGATGCGATGCCCGTGTACGGAACCATTGCTTCACAATTCCAAGATGCAGGAACGGATGAACTCTATGCTCATCTGATTGGAGTTGTAATTGAAAAAAACAAATTAGATTGGAAAACTAGTTCCTCTAAAAATCAAGAAGGAAGAGAGGCATCCGTTGTGCTTCCTCCTGATCGTGTTCGTTATCTAACAGAAATCAAAGAAGAAATTGATCGGAATGCCGAGTGGATCGTGAAAGAAGCGGAAGTTGCGAGATCCGCCTACCAACTGAAAGGTGCTATTTCCGTTTTATCCAAAAAAGGAAAACCAACCGGAGACTTGGAATCCGAGTACCAATTGTTATGGGATTCTTTGTCACTTGATTCGCGAAACATTTTAGATACTTGGTCTGAAAAAATCGAATCCTTTCGCAAGGAACAGTATTCCTATTTTGTTCGTGGCAAAGAAATCAAAGTAGATAACTATACGGTTTCTCTCAGCCATTTGAAAATTCCAAAAATTGCCACACCGCGTTTTGTGGATTGGGGTGATATTTTACATTGGTCTTACCAAGAAAACTTCCCTGGTTTTTTTCCTTATACGGCGGGAGTGTATCCTTACAAACGAAGTGGAGAAGATCCGACACGTATGTTTGCGGGAGAAGGTGGACCAGAAAGAACCAATCGTCGTTTTCATTATTTGAGTTCAGGAATGCCCGCCAAACGACTGTCAACTGCTTTTGACTCTGTGACTTTATATGGGGAAGATCCAGACATTCGTCCTGATATTTATGGAAAGATTGGAAATTCTGGTGTGAATGTTGCCACACTTGACGATGCTAAAAAACTTTATTCTGGTTTTGATCTTTGTGATCCTTCCACTTCTGTATCCATGACCATCAATGGACCGGCTCCGATGGTTCTTGCTTTTTTCCTAAATGCGGCCATTGACCAGGCTTGTGAAAAATACATTCGTGCGGAAGGGAAAACAGAAGAAGTTAAATCCCAAATTCAAAAAATTTACGCGGCCAAAGGACAAGTGGTTCCAAGTTTCGATGGGGCGCTTCCTGAAACTAACGATGGTTTAGGACTAATGCTTCTTGGTGTGACGGGTGATGAAGTATTACCGAAAGATGTGTATACAAATTTAAAAAAAGAAGCCCTGTCCCAAGTGCGTGGCACTGTGCAAGCGGACATTCTAAAAGAAGACCAAGCACAAAACACTTGTATTTTCTCTACTGAATTTGCTTTAAAGATGATGGGAGACATCCAACACCATTTCATCCAAAATGCAGTTCGGAATTTTTATTCTGTTTCGATCAGTGGGTATCATATAGCAGAAGCAGGTGCCAATCCGATCACTCAAGTTGCCTTTACATTAGCCAACGGATTTACTTACGTAGAATACTATTTGAGTCGCGGTATGGACATCAATGAGTTTGCTCCCAACCTATCTTTCTTTTTTTCCAATGGGATTGATCCTGAGTATTCAGTGATTGGGCGTGTGGCTCGTAGGATTTGGGCCAAAGCGATGAAGTTCAAATATAGAGCCAATGAACGTTCCCAAATGTTAAAGTACCATATCCAAACATCGGGTCGGTCTTTACACTCTCAAGAAATTGATTTTAATGATATCCGGACCACATTACAAGCTTTATATGCAATTTACGACAATTGTAATTCCCTTCATACAAATGCTTATGATGAAGCCATCACAACACCAACGGAAGAATCGGTTCGACGTGCCGTTGCCATCCAACTCATTATCAATAGGGAGCTTGGTCTTGCCAAAAATGAAAATCCATTACAAGGTGCCTTTATCATTGAAGAACTTACCAATTTAGTCGAAGAAGCCATCTTAACAGAATTCAACCGACTGACCGAAAGGGGTGGGGTACTTGGTGCGATGGAAAGGATGTACCAAAGGAATAAAATCCAAGAAGAGTCCCTCCATTATGAAACCCTAAAACATACTGGTGAATACCCGATCATTGGTGTGAATACATTTCTCAACCGCAACGGATCGCCAACAGTAATTCCAGGTGAAGTCATTCGTTCGACAGATGAGGAGAAAAGGCAACAAATTGGAAATTTGAAGGCGTTTCAAAAACGAAATGAAGGCAAAACAGAAATTGCCATTACAAAATTAAAACAAGTGGCTCGTGCGAAAGAAAATATCTTTCAAGAGTTATTGGAAACAGTGAAAGTGGCGTCCTTAGGGCAAATCTCCCATGCTTTGTACGAAGTGGGAGGTCAGTACCGCCGCAACATGTAA
- a CDS encoding permease — protein MKGWDLKDQKGNWKPLELIWEESSGAVAPEFRYGKYYRLVTSKNKISLTRKQSRAGKQILNETKEISASNYESWMQKLYKTGIDSLTIEPSPEEKVTGVSYNFVSFQFTSTKSKFYYMLEDKKNPSWKQKNSIIEMIERMKP, from the coding sequence ATGAAGGGATGGGATCTTAAGGATCAAAAAGGAAATTGGAAACCTCTGGAACTTATTTGGGAAGAAAGTTCAGGAGCCGTTGCCCCAGAATTTCGGTATGGGAAATACTACCGATTGGTAACGAGCAAAAATAAAATTTCACTCACTCGGAAACAATCCCGCGCAGGAAAACAGATACTCAATGAAACAAAAGAAATATCTGCTTCCAACTATGAATCCTGGATGCAAAAACTTTATAAAACAGGAATTGATTCATTAACGATCGAACCTTCTCCTGAGGAAAAAGTTACTGGAGTCAGTTATAACTTCGTTTCTTTTCAATTTACTTCCACCAAATCAAAGTTTTATTATATGTTAGAAGATAAAAAAAATCCAAGTTGGAAACAAAAAAATAGTATCATAGAAATGATTGAGAGGATGAAGCCATGA